From the genome of Bacteroidales bacterium, one region includes:
- a CDS encoding M28 family peptidase — MKNKFIILLFTINYFCCNVHSQTLNPFYYSVANNVSYDTILKNLQEFQSLGVKQTGTTALNNTRNWIVNKYSQYSYTNILSDIYTSGSNQLYNVVLTKTGILYPNKYVIVCGHYDTRTGTGTNDNGSGIAIILEIARLIKNINTEYSVRFINFSGEEDGFLGSEHYVSDIVSPENMDIRLVFNIDEVGGVAGQTNNKIKCESDQSSPSSNNASSAAFTDTLANLTILYSSLTTEITNAYGSDYMPFQSNGEIITGYFEYNESSYVHTSNDNLSHLDPSYVSEIAKAATAATLYFAMAYEGNVSIAENETMKTTVFPNPFSDNIFVKNSDNEKSFFTIYNLFGEKIFEKDFSGNENICLDEIPAASYFYRIIKPSGKIIKSGILVKEK; from the coding sequence TTGAAAAATAAATTTATCATTCTGCTTTTTACGATAAATTATTTTTGTTGTAATGTGCATTCGCAAACCTTGAATCCTTTTTATTATTCTGTTGCAAATAATGTTTCGTACGATACCATTTTAAAAAATCTTCAGGAATTTCAATCATTAGGTGTAAAACAAACAGGAACAACTGCGTTGAACAATACCCGAAACTGGATAGTTAATAAATATTCGCAATATAGTTATACAAATATTCTTAGCGATATATATACATCCGGTAGCAACCAGCTTTATAATGTTGTTTTAACAAAAACCGGAATACTCTATCCGAATAAATATGTAATTGTTTGTGGTCATTATGATACAAGAACAGGGACAGGGACTAACGATAATGGAAGCGGAATTGCTATAATCCTTGAAATAGCAAGACTTATAAAAAATATTAACACGGAATATTCGGTTCGCTTTATTAATTTTAGTGGAGAAGAAGATGGTTTTCTTGGAAGTGAACATTATGTAAGTGATATTGTAAGCCCGGAAAATATGGATATTCGGCTTGTATTCAATATTGACGAAGTAGGTGGTGTTGCCGGTCAAACGAATAATAAAATAAAATGCGAAAGCGACCAGTCAAGCCCTTCATCAAATAATGCTTCTTCTGCTGCATTTACCGATACGCTTGCAAATTTAACGATATTATATTCTTCGCTTACAACTGAAATAACCAATGCTTATGGCAGCGACTATATGCCTTTCCAAAGTAATGGTGAAATAATTACAGGCTATTTTGAATATAATGAATCGAGTTATGTTCACACTTCAAATGATAATTTAAGTCATCTCGATCCCAGTTATGTTTCAGAAATTGCAAAGGCGGCAACTGCTGCAACATTATATTTCGCTATGGCATATGAAGGGAATGTATCAATTGCGGAAAATGAAACGATGAAAACCACTGTCTTTCCTAATCCTTTCAGTGATAATATATTTGTGAAGAACAGTGATAATGAAAAAAGTTTTTTTACAATTTATAATTTATTTGGTGAAAAGATTTTTGAAAAGGATTTTTCAGGAAATGAAAATATTTGCCTGGATGAAATTCCTGCTGCATCATATTTTTACCGCATCATAAAGCCTTCAGGGAAAATTATAAAATCAGGGATACTTGTAAAAGAAAAGTAA
- a CDS encoding oligosaccharide flippase family protein, with product MLKKFLKNITLVLFLNLLIKPFWILGIDRAVQNRVGVEDYGFYYAIFSFSFLLNILLDFGITNFNNKNIAQNNHLLRKHLSSIIVLKLILGGIYLVISLICAFIIRYDYTQIMLLIVLAFNQFLISFVLYLRSNLSGLHLFKIDSFISVLDRSIMIIVCAFLLWGMPGTYEFTIRTYTFAQLFAYFCTAVITLIIVFRKAKSKFLKLNWSLPFSLMIIKKSFPFAVLVLLMTFYNRIDTVMMERMLPDASVAGVGMHSGEAQSGIYASAYRLLDATNMIAYLFSILLLPLFAKMIKHKEPVVDLVKLSFSLLFVGSIIVSLTSLFFSDDIMKLLYPLNLSNESISQYNLRMEESSRVFGLLMGCFVPISSTYVFGTLLTANGNLKQLNIMAASGMLLNIVLNIFLIPRLYATGSAFASFSTQLITSAVQVVLAQRIFRFRINVKYLVSLVIFVLGVLMAGYISRQLHFYWITQMMIMVIISFVLAIALRIISFRKMISIIRDE from the coding sequence ATGCTAAAAAAATTTCTCAAGAATATCACCCTGGTTCTTTTTCTGAACCTCCTAATTAAACCCTTCTGGATATTGGGTATAGACAGGGCTGTACAGAATAGGGTAGGGGTAGAAGATTACGGATTTTATTATGCTATTTTCAGTTTTTCGTTCCTGCTGAACATATTGCTCGATTTCGGAATAACTAATTTTAATAATAAAAATATCGCGCAAAATAATCATTTATTGCGCAAGCATCTTTCGAGTATAATCGTATTGAAATTAATTCTTGGTGGAATATATCTTGTGATAAGCTTGATATGTGCTTTCATTATTCGTTACGATTATACACAGATAATGCTACTGATAGTGTTAGCCTTCAACCAGTTTTTAATATCTTTTGTTTTGTATTTGCGCTCTAATCTTTCGGGCTTGCATTTATTTAAGATCGATAGTTTTATTTCTGTACTTGATAGATCGATCATGATCATTGTATGTGCATTCTTGCTTTGGGGTATGCCCGGTACGTATGAATTCACGATACGCACTTATACATTTGCTCAATTATTTGCTTATTTCTGTACAGCCGTGATTACATTAATTATTGTTTTCAGAAAAGCCAAATCGAAATTTTTGAAATTGAACTGGAGCCTTCCATTTTCTTTAATGATCATTAAAAAAAGTTTTCCTTTTGCCGTACTGGTTTTACTTATGACTTTTTATAACCGGATCGATACGGTAATGATGGAGCGTATGTTGCCCGATGCTTCAGTTGCAGGTGTTGGAATGCACAGCGGTGAAGCACAATCGGGAATATATGCATCGGCATATAGGTTGCTTGATGCAACAAACATGATAGCATATCTTTTTTCCATTTTATTACTTCCGCTTTTTGCAAAAATGATAAAGCATAAGGAGCCGGTTGTAGATTTGGTCAAACTTTCTTTTTCGTTGTTATTTGTTGGATCAATCATTGTCTCATTAACCTCATTATTCTTCAGTGATGATATAATGAAATTATTATATCCTTTAAATCTCAGTAACGAGAGTATTTCCCAATATAATTTACGAATGGAAGAATCGTCAAGGGTATTCGGGTTATTGATGGGTTGCTTTGTCCCCATATCTTCAACATATGTATTTGGTACTTTATTAACAGCAAATGGTAATTTGAAACAACTGAATATTATGGCCGCAAGTGGAATGTTGCTCAATATTGTTCTTAATATTTTTCTTATTCCGCGTTTATATGCTACCGGTTCGGCTTTTGCAAGTTTTTCCACACAGCTTATTACATCAGCAGTACAGGTTGTTCTGGCACAAAGGATATTCCGGTTCCGGATTAATGTAAAGTATCTGGTTTCCTTGGTAATATTTGTTCTCGGCGTTTTAATGGCTGGATATATTTCACGGCAACTCCATTTTTACTGGATTACCCAAATGATGATTATGGTTATAATAAGTTTTGTTTTAGCAATTGCCCTCAGGATCATAAGTTTCAGGAAAATGATTTCCATTATTAGAGATGAATAA
- a CDS encoding glycosyltransferase family 1 protein, producing MKVVVNTQCLIKNKLEGLGWFSYETLKRITTQHPEHEFIFVFDRPFDHQFIFSDNITPIILYPPSRHPILWHIRFNELFPFLLRSYKADLYLSTDGWMPLHTKVKTVNVIHDLNFEHYPQNLPFWYRQYYRYYFPRFARKSTRLATVSEFSKNDIVKKYKVNPEKIDVVYNGCNEKYKPIGPLQKDNTLWKYSGDHPYFVFVGSLHPRKNLTNLFKAFDIFKVNNNSDIRLLIVGEKRWWTEEINRVYENMLYRHEVTFTGRVDSVELNKIISSAIAMTYVSIFEGFGIPILEAFNCETPLITSNNTSMPEIAGNAALFVDPFSPESIAEAMEKIALNKNLRDELIAKGCIQRENFSWQKSADKLWNCIEKALE from the coding sequence ATGAAGGTTGTTGTTAACACACAATGTTTAATTAAAAACAAACTGGAAGGGCTGGGATGGTTCAGTTATGAAACATTAAAACGAATTACTACCCAGCATCCCGAACACGAATTTATTTTTGTTTTCGACAGACCTTTTGATCACCAATTTATTTTTTCGGATAATATAACACCTATTATTTTATATCCTCCTTCACGCCACCCTATTTTATGGCATATCCGCTTTAATGAATTATTTCCATTTTTATTACGAAGTTATAAAGCTGATTTATATCTTTCTACTGATGGATGGATGCCTTTACATACAAAAGTAAAAACAGTAAATGTCATCCATGACTTGAATTTTGAACATTACCCGCAAAACCTGCCTTTCTGGTATCGTCAATATTACAGGTATTATTTTCCGCGCTTTGCAAGAAAATCAACAAGACTGGCAACGGTTTCGGAATTTTCGAAAAACGACATTGTAAAAAAATACAAGGTAAATCCTGAAAAAATTGATGTCGTATACAACGGGTGTAACGAAAAATATAAACCTATAGGACCATTACAAAAAGATAACACGCTTTGGAAATATTCCGGCGATCATCCATATTTTGTTTTTGTTGGTTCGCTGCATCCGCGAAAAAATCTAACCAATCTTTTTAAAGCATTCGATATTTTCAAAGTCAATAACAACAGCGATATCCGTTTGCTTATTGTTGGTGAAAAGCGGTGGTGGACAGAAGAAATAAATCGTGTATACGAAAACATGCTATACCGTCATGAAGTTACCTTTACCGGAAGAGTTGATTCAGTGGAGCTGAATAAAATAATCAGCTCGGCAATTGCCATGACCTATGTATCTATTTTCGAAGGGTTCGGGATTCCTATTCTTGAAGCTTTTAATTGCGAAACACCGCTCATCACATCAAATAATACATCAATGCCTGAAATAGCAGGCAATGCAGCACTTTTCGTAGATCCATTCTCACCCGAATCCATTGCCGAAGCCATGGAAAAAATTGCGCTCAACAAAAACCTGAGAGATGAACTCATCGCTAAAGGATGCATCCAGCGCGAAAATTTCAGCTGGCAAAAATCAGCCGATAAACTTTGGAATTGTATTGAAAAGGCTTTGGAATAA